The Ornithodoros turicata isolate Travis chromosome 9, ASM3712646v1, whole genome shotgun sequence genome includes a region encoding these proteins:
- the LOC135369221 gene encoding uncharacterized protein LOC135369221 gives MARPACLRESLPLLVCEEEGVEAGPIAFACHRRMRRTCNRIWRKIRGRGTRNRIRFQGITAWTKLFVGSFFLAYFVVIIIKSSRNEPEKRGHIVDTSGCQIPNFLPFSRTVLRSYAPVPGFECDAKPSFIRQDGNILFIDHNTLKTFYNASKEQIRCTYRHIIRAANSSIPDLSTTVSRKRMLHFGKPTNAEYIKVECSRGMTHFHSELFLLPVLRPEIHVHDKSGQRMNVVILGLDSVSRLNSLRHLRRTRKFIFENFPQPIELLGFNKVGDNSFPNQIALLTGGTDEEGCPEGFYDDYKLIWYQYANLGYRTMFMEETPYYGLFSYYCRGFFRQPTDYYPRPFTIVVDSSKNSSGESCVGAKVQTEMYLNYTCSLLQLLGNRPSFTYTWISDVSHDDFNSVGYADEAFRKTFETLHRTGVANKSLIILISDHGLRYGHIRRTMTGRYEDRLPLCILLFPHQFRDKYADAMRNLLVNQRRLTTPFDIHATLTELVNFSYPLRSEFRTTYGLSLLHEVPERRTCADAHISPHWCSCHEATRASLRSDLSKRMALFLTETINSRLEERMPGMCRRLQAADILDVQQLFLTVAERDTSYFWVTVFCVPCDGIFEGTVSVNKVGNMSVDKVSRLNRYGDRQFCVTHHSLEPFCCCKPPKSQSRRTDRTQG, from the coding sequence GGCATCACCGCATGGACAAAGCTCTTCGTCGGCTCCTTTTTCTTAGCGTACTTCGTGGTCATCATTATCAAGTCTTCCAGAAACGAACCAGAAAAACGAGGACATATCGTGGACACAAGCGGCTGCCAAATCCCAAACTTCTTGCCTTTCAGCCGAACGGTGCTGAGGTCTTACGCGCCGGTCCCGGGCTTCGAGTGCGATGCCAAACCATCTTTCATTCGGCAAGATGGAAACATCCTCTTCATAGACCACAACACTCTAAAAACCTTCTACAACGCCAGTAAGGAACAGATTCGATGCACCTATCGCCACATCATACGCGCCGCCAACTCTAGCATCCCTGACTTGAGCACCACCGTTAGTCGAAAGCGTATGCTCCACTTCGGGAAGCCCACAAATGCAGAATACATCAAAGTAGAATGCTCACGTGGGATGACGCATTTCCACAGCGAGCTTTTCCTGCTGCCTGTTTTAAGACCAGAGATTCACGTTCACGATAAGAGCGGTCAACGAATGAATGTCGTTATCTTGGGGTTGGACAGCGTATCTCGCCTCAATTCTTTGCGACATCTTCGACGGACACGGAAGTTTATCTTTGAAAACTTCCCCCAACCCATTGAGCTGCTTGGCTTCAACAAAGTGGGTGACAACTCCTTTCCGAACCAGATAGCCTTGTTAACAGGAGGAACAGACGAAGAAGGTTGCCCTGAAGGCTTTTACGACGACTACAAGTTGATCTGGTACCAGTACGCTAATCTCGGATACAGGACAATGTTTATGGAAGAGACACCTTATTACGGCTTGTTCAGTTATTACTGCCGCGGCTTCTTCAGACAGCCCACAGACTACTACCCTCGGCCTTTCACCATAGTCGTCGACAGCTCGAAGAATTCAAGCGGGGAATCGTGTGTCGGGGCTAAAGTGCAAACCGAAATGTACCTGAATTACACGTGCTCTCTCTTGCAATTATTGGGAAATCGACCATCGTTCACCTACACCTGGATATCGGACGTCTCGCACGACGATTTCAACTCTGTCGGCTACGCGGACGAGGCCTTTCGTAAGACGTTCGAAACGTTGCATCGTACTGGGGTTGCGAACAAATCTCTCATAATATTGATCAGCGATCACGGCTTGCGGTACGGCCACATTCGAAGAACTATGACAGGCAGGTACGAAGACCGCTTGCCACTCTGCATCCTGCTTTTCCCTCACCAGTTTCGTGACAAGTATGCTGACGCAATGAGGAACTTGCTCGTCAATCAACGAAGGTTGACAACGCCCTTCGACATACACGCAACTTTAACGGAACTTGTCAATTTTTCGTACCCTTTGCGGAGTGAATTCCGCACAACATACGGACTCAGCCTCCTGCACGAGGTTCCAGAAAGGAGGACCTGCGCTGACGCCCATATTTCACCACACTGGTGTTCCTGTCACGAAGCGACCAGAGCGAGTCTTCGCAGTGACTTGTCCAAACGTATGGCATTGTTTTTGACGGAGACAATAAATTCGCGGCTGGAGGAGCGCATGCCAGGAATGTGCAGACGTCTTCAAGCGGCTGATATCCTGGATGTTCAACAGCTCTTTCTGACAGTCGCTGAGAGGGACACATCGTACTTTTGGGTGACTGTCTTTTGCGTACCATGCGATGGAATCTTCGAAGGAACAGTTTCGGTGAATAAGGTGGGGAATATGAGCGTCGATAAAGTGAGCCGCCTCAATCGATACGGCGATAGGCAATTCTGCGTTACCCACCATTCGCTGGAGCCATTTTGTTGTTGCAAGCCGCCCAAGTCTCAGAGCCGACGAACCGATCGAACACAAGGATGA